The Pedococcus dokdonensis region GGGCAGCTGGCGCCACCGGGCGGTTCGCAGGACCACCCGAGAGCCCCGACGTGACATGCTTTCGGCCATGAGTGAGGCCCCGGCGCCCCCCGCCGGCTACCCGGCCCAGTGGGAGGCCGACGTCGTCCTGCGCGACGGCTCGGTGGCCCACCTGCGACCGATCACCCCCGGCGACGTGGACGCAGTGCACCGGTTCCACGCGGGCCAGTCCGCCGAGTCGATCTACATGCGGTTCTTCGCGCCGCTGCGCCAGCTCAGCGACCGCGACGTCACGCGGTTCACGAACGTCGACTACCACGACCGGGTGGCGCTGGTGGCGACGGTGCGCGGCGACATCATCGGGATCGGCCGCTACGACCGCGTCACCCCGACCAGCGCTGAGGTGGCGTTCAACATCTCCGACAGCTACCAGGGCCGCGGCATCGGCTCCGTGCTGCTCGAGCACCTCGCGGTCATCGCCTGGGAGTCCGGTGTCGAGGAGTTCACCGCGGAGGTGCTGCCGCAGAACCGCAAGATGATCTCGGTCTTCTCCGACGCCGGCTACGAGGTGAGCCGGCGGTTCGAGGACGGCGTGGTGTCGCTGACCTTCCAGATCCGGCCCACCGAGCGTTCCGAGGCGGTGCGGCTGTCGCGCGAGCACCGGGCCGAGTCGGTCAGCATGCACTCGGTGCTCTTCCCGGACTCGATCGCCGTCGTGGGGGCCAGCCGCCGGTCTGACTCGATCGGCCACCACATCCTGTCCAACATCCTGGCCGCCGACTTCAACGGCGCCGTGCACGCCGTCAACCGGGAGGCCATGGAGGTGCTGGGACTCCCGGCGCACGCACGGGTCTCGGAGATCCCCGACGACGTCGACCTGGCCGTGGTGGCGGTGCCGGCCGAAGAGGTCCTCGAGGTAGTGGCCGACTGTGCCGAGGCGGGGGTCAGGACCCTCCTCGTGGTCAGTGCGGGGTTCGCCGAGTCGGGGCCCGAGGGTGAGGAGCTGCAGTCCAGGCTGCTGGCCGCCGCCCGCGAGTCGGGCATGCGGGTCCTCGGGCCCAACTCGTTCGGCGTCATCAACAACGACCCTGCGGTGCGCCTCAACGCCTCCCTCGCGCCCGAGCTGCCCCCGCCGGGACGGCTCGGCCTGTTCGCCCAGAGTGGCGCCCTCGGGATCGCCGTGCTCGCCTCGGCCGCGCGACGGGGCCTTGGCATCTCGGTGTTCGCGTCGGCCGGCAACCGGGTCGACGTCTCGGGCAACGACTTCATGCAGTACTGGATCGACGACGACGGCACCGACGCGGTCGGCCTCTACCTCGAGTCGATGGGCAACCCGCGCAAGTTCTCCCGCATCGCCCGCCGCCTGGCGTCGACCAAGCCGGTCATCGTCGTGAAGTCAGGGGTGTCGTCCTACGGCGTCCCGCCGGGGCACCGCGCCCGCCCGACGAGGGTGCGGCCCGAGGCGTTCGACGCGATGCTTCGGCAGGCGGGTGTGATCCGCGTCGAGAACGTCCACCAGATGTTCGACGTGGCGCAGCTCGTGGCCCACCAGCCGCTGCCGCAGGGCAACCGGGTGGCGATCGTCGGCAACTCCGACGCCCTCGGCGCGTTGAGCGCGGAGGCCTGTGTCAGCTGGGGACTGCAGGTCGCGCACGGTCCGGTGTCGCTGCCGAGCGACGCCACGGGCGAGCGGTTCGCCGAAGCCTTGGCCGACGCGTTCGCCGACCCCGACGTCGACAGCGTCCTCACCTGCTTCATCCCTCCTCTGGTCACGCTCGACGAGGACGTCGCCACCGCGGTCCGCGACGCCGCGATGAAGCACGAAAAGCCCTGTCTGACAACGTTTCTCGGCATGCGGGGAGTCCTGGAGCGGCTGTCCGGCACCACGGACGACGGGCGCACCGTGGTGGTCCCCGCCTATGCCATGCCCGAGGACGCCGTCCGCGCCCTGGCCGCCGCGACGAGGTATGCCGAGTGGCGGGCTCGCGACCGCGGCATACCGGTGCTCCCGGCCGGCATCGACCGGGAGGCGGCCGAGACCCTCGTCGAGCGGATCCTGGAGGAGTCGCCCGAAGGGCGCCGGCTCACCCTCCAGGAGGTCACCGAGCTGCTCGGCAGCTACGGCATCGAGGTGTGGGGCAGCGTCCCCGTGCGGACCGCCGATGAGGCGGTCGCCGCAGCGCAGGCGATCGGCTACCCGGTGGTCATCAAGTCGGTGGCGCCGCTGATGCGGCACTCACCCGGTCTGAGCGGGATCCGTGTGGACCTGCGCTCCGAGGCCCAGCTGCGAGAGGCCTTCGAGGGGCTGAACGAGCGGCTGGCGCCGATGTCGGCCAACTCGTTCGTCATCCAGCGGATGGCCACGCCCGGGGTGGCCTGCGTCGTGCGCTCCGACGAGGACCCCTTGTTCGGTCCGGTGGTCTCGTTCAGCATCGCCGGGCCGCCGACCGAGCTGCTCGGCGACATCGGCCACCGGATCCCGCCGCTGACCGATGTGGACGTCTCCGACCTGATCTCGTCGGTGAAGGCCTCGCCCATGCTGCACGGGCACCGTGGAGCGGCGCCGGTGCACCGGGCCGCGCTCGCCGACCTCATCGCCCGCGTCTCGGTGCTGGCAGACAACCTGCCCGAGGTCGCGAGCCTCGTGCTCAACCCGGTGAACGCGCACGTCGGGGGTGTCGACGTGCTCGGTGCCGAGGTCACGCTGGCCCCGACCCCGCGTCGCACCGACCCCGGTCGCCGCACGCTGACCTAGCCGGAGCGGACGCGGCCGGGCTAGGGCAAGATGGACACATGGGCTCCACCTCCTCGCACAGCACACCGCGGAGTGCTGCCGCCCCCCTCAGCCAGCTGCCGGTCGACCTGACCAAGGCGATCGAGCGAGCCGGCTACTACCCGGCCCTGGTCGCCGACGTCGTGCGGGCCGCCCTCGGCACCGAGGAGGTCGTCTCGCACCTGGTGCACCAGGAGACCACCTTCGACCACGACGTCGTGCGTCGTCACATCACCGTGCTGGCCCTCACCGGGTCACGCCTGGTCATCGCGCACGCCGACGACCACACCGACGAGCGGCCCGGTCACGAGGACGTCGCCACGGCCACGACCGAGAGCGTCCCGCTGTCGGCGGTGCGCGGGGTGATGATCACCCACGTGGTGGCCCGTCCCGAGGAGTACGAGCCGGGGTCGCTGGGGCGCGAGATCACCCTCACCCTGGGCTGGGGTGCGGTCAGCCGGATCGACCTGATGCCGGCGTCGTGTGCGGACCCCGACTGCGACGCCGACCACGGCTACGAGGGCAGCGTCGCGTCCGACGACATCTCGTTGCGCATCAGTGCCGACGCCGAGGGCGAGGCCGCGCTGCAGCACGCCCTGGCGTTCGCGCGGGAGCTCTCGGCGAGCATCGGCAGCTGAGGTGCGGCCCACGCAGGGACTGCCCCACCTCGACCCGACGGCTCCGACCGTCGCGGTCGACTGCACCGAGGCGATGCCCTAACCGATGCCGCACGAGGGACTGCTCCCGCCTCGCTACGACGACTCCGGCCTTGCCGGGGTGCTGCCGGCCGTCGCCGCCAGCCTGGGGGTGACGAGGTATGCCGGCACCGGCCACCTCCCGCTGCCCGAGGCCAGGCGCGCCGTGGTCGTGCTCGTCGACGGGCTGGGTTACGAGCTGATCCGGCGCCGGGGTGGCCACGCGCCCTTCCTGCGCTCGCTGTTGCCGGCCGCCCGCAGGATCACCGCCGGGTTCCCCGCCACGACGGCCACCTCGATGGGTACCTTCGGCACCGGGCTGCCGCCCGGCTCGCACGGCCTCCTGGGGTATGAGGTGCTGGTGCCCGGCGAGGACCGACTGGTCAACGAGCTCTCCTGGGAGGACGGGCCCGACCCGCTCGCGTGGCAGCCGCAGCAGACCGTGTTCGAGGCGGCCGAGGCGGCCGGAGTCTCCGTCACCCGCGTCGGCCCGGGGTTCTTCGACGGGTCCGGCCTGACCCGGGCGGCCCTGCGGGGCGGGCGGTTTCGAGCGGCGGACACCCTCGCCGACCGCGTCGATGCCGCCCTGGCGGCGGTGCGGGCAGGAGCCCGCTCGCTGGTCTACCTCTATTGGGGCGACCTCGACAAGGTCGGCCACGTGCACGGCTGCCAGTCATGGGAATGGGGTGACGAGCTCGAGGCGATCGACGCCGAGCTCGCCCGGCTGGTCCGCTCGGTGCCGGGTGACACCGCGGTGCACGTGACCGCAGACCACGGCATGGTGGACGCGCCGCACGCCCTGCGGATCGACCTCGCCCACGACGCCGAGCTGGCGGCGGGGGTCCGCCATGTCGGCGGCGAACCCCGCGCCCTGCAGCTGTACTGCGAGGACGGCGCGGCCTCCGACGTCGTCCAGACCTGGACCGAGCGGGTGGGGGAGCGGGCCTGGATCCGCACCCGGGACCAGGCCACCCGGGAGGGCTGGTTCGGGCCGGTGAGCGAGGTCAACCGGCCGCGGATCGGCGACCTCGTCGTGGCCATGCGCGAGAACTTCGCCATCGTCGACTCGCGGCGCGCGCGTCCACAGCTGCTGGCGCTGCTGGGGCTGCACGGTTCGTTGACGCCCGAGGAGTCCGCCGTGCCGTGGTTCCACGTCCCGGCCCGGGAGAACGCCTAGGGTGTCATCTCGTGGCTGAGCTCGTCTTCTTCTCCGGGACCATGGACTGCGGCAAGTCGACCCTTGCGCTCCAGATGGACCACAACCACCGGGCGCGCGGGCGGTCCGGACTGATCTACACCAAGCTCGACCGCGCGGGCAGCGACGTCCTCTCGTCCCGGCTCGGGCTGTCCACCGCGGCCCACGAGGTCAGTGACGACCTCGACTTCTGGGACGCCGTGGTGGAACACGCCACCAACGGGCTGCGGGTCGACTTCCTGATCTGCGACGAGGTGCAGTTCTACACTCCCGCACAGGTCGAGCAGCTCGCCAAGCTCGTCGACGAGGTCGGCATCGACGTGTTCGCCTTCGGGATCACCGCGGACTTCCGCACCCAGCTGTTCCCCGGGTCGCGCCGGATGATCGAGCTCGCCGACCGGGTGCAGGTGCTCCAGGTCGAGGCGCTGTGCTGGTGCGGGCGCCGCGCCACCCACAACGCCCGCGTCGTCGACGGGGTCATGGTGGTCGAGGGCGAGCAGGTGGTCGTCGGCGACACCAAGCCGGGGACCGAGACCCTGGTCGAGTACGAGGTGCTGTGCCGCCGGCACTTCATGCGCCGGATGAACTCGGCCGCGGCGCGGGCCGCGGCCACCTCACCCGACGTGCTGCCCTTCGACCTCGACGTGTGTCCCGTCCCGCAGGCCTAGGCCAGCGGGCCGGTCGCCGGCCGCGGCTCAGTCGCGGGGCCGGGCCCCGAACATGACGTCGTCCCAGCTGGGGACGCTGCGTCGGCCGGACTTCTTGGCGGCAGGACGGGCCGCCGTCGGCTCGCGCTCCCCGTCGGGTCGGTCGGACGCGTCGTCGGCGTCCTCCGGTGCCCGCCGCGCCTCGGCCAGGTCGTCCGCGGACGCAGGAGCCGCCGGGAGCACGTCGTGGTGGTCGTCGTTCTGGTCGTCGTGGTGGTCGTCGTGGGGGTCGTCGTCGTGCCGGTCGTCGTCGTGCTGGTCGTCGTCGTGCTGGTCGTCGTCGTGCTGGTCCTGCGGGTGGTCGGTCGGGGGCTCGGTGTTGCTGCCCCGGTCGTCGGGTCGGTCGACGTCCAGGTCGTCGTCCAGGCCGTCGTCCAGCGGGTGCTGGCCGCGCGCGGCCGGGGGCGGCGGCATCGACTCGGGGTCGTAGGCCAGGCGCTCCAGCGGCAGCGCGTCCTCGCGCGGCGCCTCGTCACCGGGGGTCTGGGTGGGCGGGCTCTTGCGGCGGCGGGGACGCCCGCGGTGGGAGGCCCGCTCACGCATGGCCGACATGAGGTCGAGCGGTTCCTCACCGGAGCCGCTCGAGGCGCCGGTGGCACGGGGGGCGGCGCGGCGCGCGGAGCCGACCCCACCCTCGGCCTCCACGTCGTAGACGGTGGTCGACCGCACCGGGGCGGAGACCAGGTGCGGCGCGGGCAGCGGCGAGCTCGTGCCGACGGCGTCCTCCTCGCTGAGCCAGCGGGCCTCGTCGTCGGCGGCGGCGACGGTGCGCGCCTGCACGTCGAAGGACCAGCGAGCCTGGCGCTCCCGACCGCCGGCCGCGAAGGTGACGATGACGGTCCAGTCACCCTCCGTGCCGCGGGCCGAGTCCCACTCGGCGGTCGCGGGGTCCACCCCGCGACCGGAGAGCCGCTGGCTGACGCGCGCCGACAGGGTCGGCGTGCTGGCGCCGCCCGCCGACCGCCCGCGCAACCGCACCGCGCGGGCCAGCCCGGCGACATACTCACGCTCGGCGAGGATCGGACCCTCGTAGCGGCGCACCTTCTCGACCGGCCACCCGGACCGCTCGGCGACCTCCTCGGCGGAGAGGCCACCGCGGATCAGCGCCTGCACCTCGCGAGGTCGCATGCCACCGTCGATCTCGATCTGCAGCTGCCCCAGCCTGGGCCGGTCACGGCGGGCAGCCGCGCGCAGCGGCTCGTCGAGCTGGACCCGGAACCGCTCCCCGTCGGCATCGGACAGGAGCAGGTGCTGGCCGTCCTCCTGGACCCCGATCAGCCGCAAATCCCGCATCGCCATCGTCTCCGCAGTCGTGTCCAGGACCGACGTGGTCTCGCCTGTCGTCCGTGCTGGTCATGCTCGTCGTCGTGCTCGTGAACGGGCTCGTGGACCGGGCCCCGTGCTGCTGACTCTGCCATCCCCGAGGTCGAGGCGAAAGCGACCACGCCGCAACGGTAGTTTTGACCTCGCGATGCTCACCTTCGACGCCCACCTGCAGCTGGCACTCGACCTCGTCGGCGTGTTCGCCTTCGCGTTGTCGGGTGGGCTGGTCGCCGTGAAGAAGCGGCTGGACCTGTTCGGGGTGCTCGTCCTGTCCGGCGCCGCGGCGCTCGGCGGAGGCGTGATCCGCGACGTGCTGATCGGCGCGCTCCCTCCGGTCGGCATCTCCGACTGGCGGCTCCTGACCTGTGCCCTCGTCGCCGGGCTGGTGACCTTCCTCTACCACCCCGGCGTCGAGCGGATCTCGCGCTTCGTGCGGGTGCTCGACGCAGCCGGGCTCGCGGTCTTCGCGGTCGGCGGGTCGCTCAAGGCGCTCGGCGCCGGCATGGACCCCCTCACGTCGGTCTTCGTCGGAGGGATCACCGCGGTCGGCGGAGGGATCATCCGCGACGTGCTCGCCGGCCAGGTGCCCGAGGTGCTGCGTCGCGAGATGTATGCCCTGCCGGCGCTGCTCGGAGCCATCCTCATCGTCACCGCCCACCACTACGACCAGGTCAACCCCTTCACCATCTGGGGCTGCGTCGGGCTCGTCTTCGCCATGCGCATGGTGGCGGTCGTCCTCGATGTCCACGCACCCAAGCCGCTGCGCACCGGAGACCTCACATGAACGGACCCCACGCATGAGCACCGACGAGCAACCGCTCGCCCCCTACGACGGCATCCTCCTGCTCTCCTTCGGCGGGCCGGAGAAACCCGAGGACGTGCTGCCGTTCCTGCGGACCGTCACGGCCGGGAAGAACATCCCGGACGAGCGCCTGGAGCAGGTGGGGGAGCACTACTACGGGTTCGGCGGCCGCAGCCCGATCAACGACCAGAACCGCGCCCTCATCGCCGCCCTGCGTGCCGAGCTCGACCGCCGCGAGATCGACACCCCGGTGATCTGGGGCAACCGCAACTTCACCCCCTTCACCGCCGAGGCGCTCGCCGAGGCCGGACAGCGCGGGATGCGTCGCCTGGTCACCGTGGTGACCAGCGCCTACTCGTCCTACTCGTCGTGCCGCCAGTACCGCGAGGACCTGGCCGCCGCGAGCGAGTCGGTGGCGGCCGGTGGCACCGTCATCGAGATCGACAAGGTGCGCCCCTACTCCAACCACCCGGGGTTCGCCCGCACCAACACCCGCCTGGTCACCGAGGCCGTGCGCGGGGTGCTGCGTGAAGGCGTCGACCCCGGCGCCGTCCGCCTGCTGTTCGTGACGCACTCGATCCCGACGGCGATGGACGACACGTCGGGTCCGGGCGACGAGGACGGCAACGCCTACGCGCGCCAGCACCTGGCCCTCGGTGCCGCCATCACCGACGAGGTCAACGCGACGCTCGACACCGACCTCGGCGGTGAGCTGGTCTTCTGCTCCCGCTCCGGACCGCCCTCCCAGCCCTGGCTCGAGCCGGACGTCAACGACCGGCTCGAGGAGCTCGCCGCTGACGGTGCGGCAGTGGTGGTGTGCGCCCCGATCGGGTTCGTCTCCGACCACATGGAGGTCGTCTACGACCTCGACACCGAGGCAGCCGCGACGGCGCAGCGACTGGGACTGCGGCTCGTGCGCGTGCCCACGGTGGGGGTCGACCCCGAGTTCGTCTCGGGACTGGTCGACCTGGTCCTCGAGCGCGCCGCCCAGGCCCGGGGCGAGGACCCTCCCGTGCCGGCGTGGCCCGGCCCGGCCGCCATGCCGTCCGTCTGCGCTCCCGGGTGCTGCCCCAACCTCCGCGAGGCCAGGCCGGCCCTCTGCGGGCGGGACTGACCATGGACCTGCCGATCCCCGACGAACCCACCCTCCACGCCCTGGAGGCGCTCGCGGTGGAGGTCGCCTGCGAAGCCGCTCGCCTGGTGGTCGACGAGCGTCCTGCCAACCTCGGCGTCTCCAAGACCAAGAGCACCGCGACCGACGTCGTCACGGTGATGGACCAACGGGCCCAGGACCTGATCCGCACCCGCCTCCAGGCCGCCCGCCCCGGTGACGGCTTCCTCGGCGAGGAGGAGGGCGGCACCGACGGCCGCTCCGAGATCACCTGGGTGGTGGACCCCATCGACGGCACGGTCAACTACCTCTACAACATCCCCTCGTATGCCGTGTCCGTCGCCGCCGTGGTCGGCGACCCCACCACCCCCGGTGCGTGGCAGCCGGTGGCCGGAGCGGTGGTCAACCCGGTGTCCGGGGAGCTCTTCCGCGCCCGGACCGGCGCGGGCGCCTGGCTGGACGGCGTGCCCGCAGTCTCCGCGTCTCCGCCGACGATGACGGCGCGCCGCCTCGAGCTCGCGGCCCCGCCGACCCTGGGACACGCCCTGGTCGGCACCGGGTTCGGCTACGACACGGCTCGGCGCCAGTGGCAGGCCGCGATGCTGCTCGACGTGCTCCCGCAGGTGCGCGACATCCGCCGGATCGGGAGCGCTGCCCTCGACATCTGCGCGGTCGCCGCGGGCAGCCTCGACGCCTACTACGAGCGCGGCCTGAACCCGTGGGACATGGCCGCGGCCTGGCTCGTCCTGGTCGAGGCGGGAGGCCGGTTCACCGGCCTGTCCGGTGAACCCCCCAGTGACCAGATGGTGGTCGCCGCAGCGCCCACCCTGCACACCACGCTCCACGAGGTGGTGCTCCGAGCAGCGGAGCGGGCCGGCGACGAGGCTCAGGCTGCGCTGTAGCCGTTCAGCTCGGGGATGCGCAGTCCGTGCTCGGAGGCGAGGCGGGCGAGGTTCTCCAGCTCCGCCTCCCGGACGGAAGCGAGGTAGTCGTCGCCGGACTCCTGGGCCTTGCGCAGGGACTGGACGGCGCGGGTTGCGCGCTGGGTGATCTCGGAGTGGAACTCGGTCATGGTGCACCCCTCTCTTCGTGTGGCGGATGGTCGTTGCACGAGTCGGGTTCGGCCGGGCCGGAGTGAGGACTCTACGGGTAGAGACGCGCCAAAGGGGAGCCGGGGTTGCCCGCCGAGGGTGAATCTTGGGTGAACCCAGACCAAGGCATGGGGTGCCCGGTGAAGTGCTCGCAGACCGAATCTGGACGCGATGGTGACGCAGCGTCGTGGATAGGGCACAATCCCCGCCTGCAACGGGCACAAAACCGTGGGCACCAGCGTTACACGGGCGAAATCGTCTTCCCGGGCTGCGGGAGGACGCCAGCAGGACGACAGAACAGGGAGAGCGACAGCGACCATGGCGACTGACTACGACGCGCCGCGCAAGACCGATGACGAGCTGTCCGAGGACTCGATCGAGGAGTTGAAGTCCCGTCGAGTCGACAAGAGCGCATCGAGCGTCGACGTCGACGAGACCGAGCAGGCCGAGGGCTTCGAGCTGCCCGGTGCGGACCTGTCCGGTGAAGAGCTCTCGGTGCGGGTCATCCCGCGCCAGTACGACGAGTTCACCTGCTCGCGGTGCTTCCTCGTCCACCACCGCAGCCAGCTGGCCTCCGAGTCCGGCGGGCAGATGGTGTGCCGGGAGTGCGCTGCATAGGTGAGCGACAACCGGACGGACGACACGGTGCGGCACGCACCGCCGTCCGACGCAGGGATAGGGTCGGTCCACGTGACTGGCCCTTCTCGCGTTCCGTCGCCCGCACTGCCCGTCGGGGTCCGTCGGCTCGACCCGGGGCTCCCGCTGCCGTCGTACGCCCACCCCGGTGACGCGGGTGCCGACCTGCACGCCGCGGCGGACGTGACGATCCAACCGGGGGAGCGCACCCTCGTGCCGACCGGGCTGGCGCTGGCCATCCCGGACGGCTGGGTGGGGCTGGTGCACCCGCGCTCGGGACTGGCGGCCAGGCACGGCATCACCATCGTCAACGCCCCCGGCACGGTCGACGCCGGCTACCGGGGCGAGATCCTCGTCAACCTCGTCAACCTCGACCCGCGCGACCCCTTCACGGTGCGCCGTGGCGACCGCATCGCCCAGCTGCTGGTCCAGCAGGTGGCGCGGGTGGACTTCCACGAGGTTGATTCGCTCGAAGCCACCCCGCGGGGTGACACTGGACACGGTGCCAGTGGTGGCTTCGGCGACCACACCCCGACAACGAAGGACTGAGTCTGCAGTGGGCATTTTCCGACGCGGCAAGAACGCGGACGTGACCGACGCCGAGGTCGACCAGACCCACGGCGGCACCGAGGCCGACCTGGTCGACTCCGACGCCGCCGGGCCTGACGCCCGTGGGACCGACGCAGCTGGGGCCGACGCAGCTGGGGCCGACCCGGCCGACCTCGACGGGGTCGCGGACGCACCCGGCACCGACGGGGTGGTCGACGCCGGCGCAGACGAGGGCGAGGGCGCAGACGAGGGCAAGGGCCTGGCGGTCGACCCGGCCGCTGCCACCGGGCCCTACGACGCGTCCGAGGTCGAGGCCGACGACGGCCGCCTCGACCTGGGTGCGCTGCGCATCATGGGAGTGCCCGGCATGGAGCTGCGCCTGGAGATCGACGAGGCCGCCGACCAGGTGGTCGGCGCGACCGCAGTGATCGGCGACTCGGCCGTGCAGATCCAGGCCTTCGCCGCCCCCAAGACGATGGGCATCTGGGACGACATCCGCGGCGAGATCGCCGAGTCGATCCTCGCGCAGGGCGGCACCGCCGACGAGGCCCGCGGCGCCCTGGGCACCGAGCTGCGCACGCGCATGCCCTCCGCCGGACCCGACGGCCGCACGGTCTTCGCACCGGCCCGCTTCGCGGGGGTCGACGGTCCGCGATGGTTCCTGCGGGCCGTGTTCTCCGGTCGCGCCGCGATCGACGACGCAGCCGCCGAACCGCTGCTCGAGGTGGTCCGCGGCGCCGTCGTGGTGCGCGGGGACGCGGCCATGGCACCGCGCGAGATGCTGACCCTCACGCTGCCGGCGCAGGTCGAGACGCACGACCACGACCACGACCACGACCACGGTCACGACCACGACCACGACGAGGCCGGGCGGCGGGTCGACGACCTCAAGCCGTTCGAGCGCGGTCCCGAGATCACCGAGGTCAGGTAGGACGCCATGGCCACCAAGCAACCCCTCACCGTCGACCCCCGGATGCCGGCCCGACCGGCGCCGGGCCCCGCGTCCACGGATGTCCGCAAGTCGCCGTTGTCGCGGCTCGGGGAGCGGCTCACCAAGTCGGTCACCCAGATCGAGGCCGACGAGCTGCAGGAGGACGCCGCCCGGATGGGCTGTACGCCCATGTGCGACCTGCAGGACCGTCAGGAGGCGACCGTCTCCGGCACCGTCCGCGCCGTCACCCTTCGTCCGCGGGTCAACGTCCCCGCCCTGGTGATCGACCTCTACGACGGCAGCCGCACGATCAACCTGGTGTGGCTCGGTCGGCGCACCATCGGCGGGATCGAGCCAGGCACCTACCTGCGGGCGCATGGTCGCGTGACGTGGACGCGAGGCACGCCCACGATCTTCAACCCGGCCTACGAGATCGTCCCGCTGCGTGGCCACTGACCCGACGCCACCGGCCACGCGGGCTCCGCGGACCAGCCGCACCCTGCCCGCCGACCCCCCGCCCGGTGCCACCGTCGAGGAGCTGATCCGGCACCGCCTGTCGACCGCGCTCGGCGGCTGGCGGGGTTCGGTCGAGACCGCCCTGCCCACCGTGGCGTTCGTCGTCCTGTGGGTCTGGCGCAAGGACCTGACCGCGGCCATCATCGCCTCCGTCGCGGTGACCGTGGTGCTGGCGGTCGTGCGGGTCGCCCAGCGGCAGAGCCTCCAGTACGTGCTGTCGGCGGTCTTCCCGACCGCGATCGCGGCCTTCTTCGCACTGCGCAGTGGCAAGGCCGAGGACGCCTTCCTGCCCGGCATCATCTGGAACGCCGTCATGCTCGCAGTGGCGCTGGTGTCGGTGGCCCTGCGGTGGCCCCTCGTCGGGTTCATGGTCGGCGCCGGGGACCCCAGGCTGGCCGACGACCCGGTCGGGTGGCACCGCGACAAGGGACTCGTGCGGGTCTGCCAGCGGCTGACCCTCGTGCTCGTCGCGTTGTTCGTGATCCGGCTGGTGGTGATGGTGCCGCTCTACCTCGCGAGCGAGGTCGCGCTGCTGGGCGTCGCGAAGGTCGCCCTGGGCTGGCCGCTGTGGTTGGCCGGTGTCGCCGTGATGGGCCTGATGCTGGTCAGGGGACACACCGCACCGGAGCTGGACCACTCCGACGAGGTCGAGGGCGCCGCGGCCGCGGACGGCGCGGACGACGCGGACGGGGCCACCGACCCCGAGGTTCACTCCTCGCCGCGCGGCACCCGCTGACCCGGGCTGAGCATCGCCTCGAGCTCGTCCTCGAACTCCGGCGTCGAGATGAACAGCAGCTCGTCGTGCGGCTCGAGTGAGTCGTCCCGACTCGGCGCGATGGGGTGGTCCTCGCGGATGATGCCGACCAGCACGGTCTCGCCCGGGAAGTCGACGTCGCCGACCCGCTTGCCGGCGTAGGGGCTGTCCGGCGGCAGCGTGAGCTCGACCATCGTCGCCTTGCCCTGCTGGAACTGGAAGATCCGCACGAGGTCGCCGATGCTCACCGCCTCCTCGACCAGGGCGGTCATGAGCCGCGGGGTCGACACGGCCACGTCGACACCCCACGCCTCGTCGAACATCCACTCGTTCTTGGGGTTGTTGACCCGGGCCACGGTGCGCGGCACGCCGAACTCGGTCTTGGCCAGCAGCGAGACGACGAGGTTGACCTTGTCGTCACCGGTCGCCGCGACGACCACGTCGCACTCCGCGAGGCCGGCTTCGTGCAGCGCGGTGATCTCACACGCGTCGGCGAGCAGCCAGTTGGCGTCGGGGATCTTGCTGGCCTGGACGTCCTTGCGCTCGCGGTCCATGAGGAGCACCTGGTGCCCGTTGTGCAGCAGCTCGCGGGCGATCGAGCGACCGACGCTGCCTGCACCGGCGATGACGACGCGCATGCTTGGTTCCTTCTGGTGGGTCAGTCGTGGGTCGGAGTCTTGGTCAGTGTTCGCTCACGGCGGGCGGGCCGTCGAGAGTCCGTTCGACGGCCGGCAGCTCGGCGGCAAGGGCGGCCAG contains the following coding sequences:
- the sepH gene encoding septation protein SepH; this encodes MRDLRLIGVQEDGQHLLLSDADGERFRVQLDEPLRAAARRDRPRLGQLQIEIDGGMRPREVQALIRGGLSAEEVAERSGWPVEKVRRYEGPILAEREYVAGLARAVRLRGRSAGGASTPTLSARVSQRLSGRGVDPATAEWDSARGTEGDWTVIVTFAAGGRERQARWSFDVQARTVAAADDEARWLSEEDAVGTSSPLPAPHLVSAPVRSTTVYDVEAEGGVGSARRAAPRATGASSGSGEEPLDLMSAMRERASHRGRPRRRKSPPTQTPGDEAPREDALPLERLAYDPESMPPPPAARGQHPLDDGLDDDLDVDRPDDRGSNTEPPTDHPQDQHDDDQHDDDQHDDDRHDDDPHDDHHDDQNDDHHDVLPAAPASADDLAEARRAPEDADDASDRPDGEREPTAARPAAKKSGRRSVPSWDDVMFGARPRD
- a CDS encoding trimeric intracellular cation channel family protein, with protein sequence MLTFDAHLQLALDLVGVFAFALSGGLVAVKKRLDLFGVLVLSGAAALGGGVIRDVLIGALPPVGISDWRLLTCALVAGLVTFLYHPGVERISRFVRVLDAAGLAVFAVGGSLKALGAGMDPLTSVFVGGITAVGGGIIRDVLAGQVPEVLRREMYALPALLGAILIVTAHHYDQVNPFTIWGCVGLVFAMRMVAVVLDVHAPKPLRTGDLT
- a CDS encoding ferrochelatase → MSTDEQPLAPYDGILLLSFGGPEKPEDVLPFLRTVTAGKNIPDERLEQVGEHYYGFGGRSPINDQNRALIAALRAELDRREIDTPVIWGNRNFTPFTAEALAEAGQRGMRRLVTVVTSAYSSYSSCRQYREDLAAASESVAAGGTVIEIDKVRPYSNHPGFARTNTRLVTEAVRGVLREGVDPGAVRLLFVTHSIPTAMDDTSGPGDEDGNAYARQHLALGAAITDEVNATLDTDLGGELVFCSRSGPPSQPWLEPDVNDRLEELAADGAAVVVCAPIGFVSDHMEVVYDLDTEAAATAQRLGLRLVRVPTVGVDPEFVSGLVDLVLERAAQARGEDPPVPAWPGPAAMPSVCAPGCCPNLREARPALCGRD
- a CDS encoding inositol monophosphatase family protein; the protein is MDLPIPDEPTLHALEALAVEVACEAARLVVDERPANLGVSKTKSTATDVVTVMDQRAQDLIRTRLQAARPGDGFLGEEEGGTDGRSEITWVVDPIDGTVNYLYNIPSYAVSVAAVVGDPTTPGAWQPVAGAVVNPVSGELFRARTGAGAWLDGVPAVSASPPTMTARRLELAAPPTLGHALVGTGFGYDTARRQWQAAMLLDVLPQVRDIRRIGSAALDICAVAAGSLDAYYERGLNPWDMAAAWLVLVEAGGRFTGLSGEPPSDQMVVAAAPTLHTTLHEVVLRAAERAGDEAQAAL
- a CDS encoding DUF4193 domain-containing protein — translated: MATDYDAPRKTDDELSEDSIEELKSRRVDKSASSVDVDETEQAEGFELPGADLSGEELSVRVIPRQYDEFTCSRCFLVHHRSQLASESGGQMVCRECAA
- the dut gene encoding dUTP diphosphatase is translated as MTGPSRVPSPALPVGVRRLDPGLPLPSYAHPGDAGADLHAAADVTIQPGERTLVPTGLALAIPDGWVGLVHPRSGLAARHGITIVNAPGTVDAGYRGEILVNLVNLDPRDPFTVRRGDRIAQLLVQQVARVDFHEVDSLEATPRGDTGHGASGGFGDHTPTTKD
- a CDS encoding DUF3710 domain-containing protein; translation: MTDAEVDQTHGGTEADLVDSDAAGPDARGTDAAGADAAGADPADLDGVADAPGTDGVVDAGADEGEGADEGKGLAVDPAAATGPYDASEVEADDGRLDLGALRIMGVPGMELRLEIDEAADQVVGATAVIGDSAVQIQAFAAPKTMGIWDDIRGEIAESILAQGGTADEARGALGTELRTRMPSAGPDGRTVFAPARFAGVDGPRWFLRAVFSGRAAIDDAAAEPLLEVVRGAVVVRGDAAMAPREMLTLTLPAQVETHDHDHDHDHGHDHDHDEAGRRVDDLKPFERGPEITEVR